The proteins below are encoded in one region of Knoellia sp. S7-12:
- a CDS encoding Fic family protein yields the protein MRFEIDPDVVARAEDARATITRFDAELSAMFDGEFAPLSAVLLRTESASSSQIENITVGAKALSLADVGLAKYGSNARLVQANVEAMNRAVELTGPLTPTHILAVHEALMNGQDRADPGQFRDQQVWIGGTDYSPHRADFVPPLASRINRSIKDLCAFSERTDLPLLAQAAIAHAQFETIHPFNDGNGRGGRALVHVMLRHGGATTRTTVPVSAGLLSDTDAYYDALTSYRDGDPNPIIKEFNRAAFAAVRNGQQLATELGALQDGWATNLRARKDAVSWRVMPFLLRQPSLTSKLLQDTFGVTQPAADNALRQLQEAGALSKPKTVHGEGRRRNVIWQATEVLEALDRFAERARRTSRTG from the coding sequence ATGCGGTTCGAGATCGACCCGGACGTTGTCGCGAGGGCGGAAGACGCACGGGCGACAATTACGCGCTTCGACGCCGAACTCTCTGCCATGTTCGACGGGGAGTTCGCCCCCCTGTCCGCAGTCCTGCTTCGGACCGAGTCCGCGTCGTCCTCACAGATCGAGAACATCACTGTCGGCGCCAAGGCCCTGTCCCTGGCCGACGTCGGCCTGGCCAAGTACGGGTCCAATGCCCGGCTCGTCCAAGCGAATGTCGAGGCGATGAACCGCGCCGTCGAGCTCACCGGGCCCCTCACCCCCACCCACATCTTGGCCGTCCACGAAGCTCTCATGAACGGCCAGGACCGAGCTGACCCGGGACAGTTTCGCGACCAGCAGGTCTGGATCGGCGGAACCGACTACTCACCACATCGGGCGGATTTCGTCCCTCCGCTGGCTTCCAGGATCAATCGTTCGATCAAGGACCTTTGCGCGTTCTCCGAGCGGACCGACCTCCCGCTATTGGCACAGGCGGCCATTGCACACGCCCAGTTCGAGACGATTCACCCGTTCAACGACGGAAACGGCCGCGGAGGCCGAGCCCTCGTCCACGTCATGCTCCGTCATGGTGGGGCGACCACCCGCACCACGGTCCCGGTGTCTGCCGGGCTGCTGTCCGACACCGACGCCTACTACGACGCTCTGACCTCCTATCGTGACGGCGACCCAAACCCCATCATCAAAGAGTTCAACCGGGCTGCATTCGCCGCCGTTCGCAACGGCCAGCAGCTTGCCACTGAGCTCGGGGCGCTGCAGGACGGCTGGGCGACCAACCTGCGAGCCCGCAAGGATGCGGTCTCCTGGCGGGTGATGCCGTTCCTGCTCCGCCAGCCGTCCCTGACATCCAAGCTTCTCCAGGACACATTTGGGGTGACCCAGCCAGCAGCCGACAACGCGCTACGCCAACTTCAAGAGGCCGGGGCTCTTTCCAAGCCAAAGACCGTCCACGGCGAGGGTCGGAGGAGGAACGTCATCTGGCAAGCGACTGAGGTCCTCGAAGCTCTGGACCGCTTCGCTGAGCGTGCCCGCCGAACCTCCAGAACAGGTTGA
- a CDS encoding cold shock domain-containing protein, with product MSGSQSLNQRPGSVHLGQGAEDLYVHASEIVSDDAMKLLREGQVVEFELGEGDRGPQARRVRVTADQAADTPLGVLGTVSWYEPTKGYGFITPDDGGAEIFVHSSAIVGGGVVSEGQRAAFLVVDGEKGPQADHLLPLGAQTAQQAVASDGADGTVSWYDGDKGFGFITPDSGGPDVFVHVRELADGLPELGEGDRVTYDIVVSEKGPQARAVRLARSSTPRGVPATSTTRARSGHREASDVPVRGGEGVVARYDEERGFGFIAPDAGGADLFVHVSVLRGGVALHEGDRVRYQVRQSDRGPQADRVERV from the coding sequence ATCAGCGGATCGCAATCACTCAACCAACGTCCCGGGTCAGTACACCTAGGTCAGGGTGCAGAGGACCTGTACGTGCATGCGTCCGAGATCGTGAGCGACGACGCGATGAAACTGCTCCGCGAGGGTCAGGTGGTCGAGTTCGAGCTCGGCGAGGGGGACCGCGGCCCGCAGGCGCGCCGCGTCCGGGTCACGGCCGACCAGGCCGCCGATACACCGCTGGGCGTGCTCGGCACCGTCTCTTGGTACGAGCCCACTAAGGGGTACGGCTTCATCACGCCCGACGACGGTGGAGCCGAGATCTTCGTGCACAGTTCGGCCATCGTCGGGGGCGGCGTGGTCTCGGAGGGGCAGCGGGCGGCGTTCCTCGTCGTCGACGGGGAGAAGGGACCGCAGGCTGACCATCTGCTGCCGTTGGGAGCCCAGACCGCCCAGCAGGCCGTGGCATCCGACGGGGCGGACGGCACCGTGTCCTGGTATGACGGGGACAAGGGCTTCGGGTTCATCACCCCCGATTCGGGCGGCCCCGATGTCTTCGTCCACGTCCGGGAGCTGGCCGACGGGCTCCCCGAGCTGGGCGAGGGGGACCGGGTGACGTACGACATCGTCGTGAGCGAGAAGGGCCCGCAGGCTCGCGCCGTGCGCCTCGCTCGCAGCTCGACACCGCGGGGCGTACCCGCAACGTCGACGACCCGGGCTCGGTCGGGACACCGGGAGGCATCTGACGTCCCGGTGCGCGGCGGCGAGGGAGTTGTCGCGCGCTATGACGAGGAGCGAGGGTTCGGCTTCATCGCCCCGGACGCGGGAGGCGCGGACCTGTTCGTGCACGTGTCGGTTCTCAGAGGAGGCGTGGCGCTGCACGAGGGCGATCGGGTCCGGTACCAGGTGCGACAGAGCGATCGAGGACCACAGGCCGACCGCGTCGAACGGGTGTGA
- a CDS encoding transposase — translation MTNAIVGIDLADHKQMVVVTDHDSKVLARRTFRVKAWDLGTALNWAAERAAKAGFAGVTVACEPTGHRWRVLGQLADRRGMGFVCVQPAISAWVRKTEDLTSDKTDDKDAVLIARLTAQLRCYLPEPVDETWGRLRHLGTRREQLIGQHVACVQQIRDLLECVWPAALDTAKQPFRSITWVAALAVVVDRDGGDLERTRRLGPARFERAVRKEVTRRGGQRPCLRITRRLFRALTDEAGSSRTDQPRSNGSPGSSRTGTTPRPA, via the coding sequence GTGACGAATGCGATCGTTGGGATCGACCTGGCCGATCACAAGCAGATGGTCGTGGTCACCGACCACGATTCCAAGGTGTTGGCGCGTCGCACGTTCCGGGTCAAGGCGTGGGACCTCGGGACCGCCCTGAACTGGGCCGCCGAGCGTGCCGCGAAGGCCGGGTTCGCCGGGGTCACGGTGGCGTGCGAGCCGACCGGGCACCGGTGGCGCGTACTGGGCCAGCTCGCCGACCGACGCGGCATGGGCTTCGTGTGTGTGCAGCCGGCCATCTCGGCGTGGGTGCGCAAGACCGAGGACCTGACCAGCGACAAGACCGACGACAAGGACGCGGTCCTGATCGCCCGACTGACCGCGCAGCTACGCTGCTACCTGCCCGAACCGGTGGATGAGACCTGGGGTCGGCTGCGGCACCTCGGGACCCGCCGTGAGCAACTGATCGGTCAGCACGTGGCATGCGTGCAGCAGATCCGCGACCTGCTCGAGTGCGTGTGGCCAGCAGCTTTGGACACCGCGAAGCAGCCGTTCAGGTCGATCACCTGGGTCGCCGCCCTGGCCGTGGTCGTGGACCGTGACGGTGGGGACCTGGAGCGCACCCGCCGCCTGGGCCCGGCCCGTTTCGAACGCGCCGTCCGCAAAGAAGTCACCCGCCGCGGCGGTCAACGCCCCTGCCTGCGGATCACCCGCCGCCTGTTCCGCGCCCTCACCGACGAAGCGGGGTCATCACGCACCGACCAGCCGCGTTCGAACGGATCGCCTGGGTCATCCAGGACTGGGACCACGCCAAGACCAGCCTGA
- a CDS encoding IS481 family transposase, translated as MSHANAALTVRHRLKVAQLVVDQGVPISEVAARFQCSWPTVKRWADRYAAGEPMSDRSSRPHVMPAKTCVSTTKRIVSLRLRKRLGPVQLAAHVGVAPSTVHRVLTRCHLNRLAHVDRATGEPVRRYEHEHPGDMLHVDVKKFGNIPDGGGWRFVGRAQGMKNRTATPGKPKSKNHNPKMGHAFVHTVIDDHSRVAYAEIHDNETAATATAVLRRAVAWYVARGITIRRVLSDNGSPYVSHLWRDVCAELGIKHSRTRPRRPQTNGKVERFHRTMADGWGYARCYTSETERRQALPAWLHEYNHHRPHTACGNKPPNTRLINLSGQYT; from the coding sequence ATGTCCCACGCTAACGCTGCCCTGACGGTTCGTCACCGTCTTAAGGTTGCCCAACTTGTCGTCGATCAGGGCGTGCCGATCAGTGAGGTCGCGGCACGATTCCAATGTTCGTGGCCGACGGTGAAGCGGTGGGCTGACAGGTATGCCGCCGGTGAGCCGATGAGCGACCGCTCGAGCCGCCCGCACGTGATGCCGGCCAAGACCTGCGTGTCGACGACGAAGCGGATCGTGTCGTTGCGGCTGCGCAAGCGCCTGGGTCCGGTCCAGCTCGCTGCACACGTGGGTGTTGCACCCTCGACAGTGCACCGGGTGCTCACCAGGTGTCACCTGAACCGGTTGGCGCACGTCGATCGCGCCACCGGTGAGCCGGTGCGCCGCTACGAGCATGAGCATCCCGGGGACATGCTGCACGTGGACGTCAAGAAGTTCGGGAACATCCCCGACGGTGGCGGGTGGCGCTTCGTGGGCCGAGCTCAGGGCATGAAGAACCGGACAGCCACCCCGGGCAAACCGAAGAGCAAGAACCACAACCCGAAGATGGGCCACGCATTCGTGCACACCGTCATCGATGACCATTCCCGAGTCGCCTACGCCGAGATCCACGACAACGAGACCGCCGCCACCGCCACCGCCGTCCTGCGCCGAGCCGTCGCCTGGTACGTCGCCCGCGGCATCACCATCCGCAGAGTCCTGTCCGACAACGGGTCCCCGTACGTGTCACACCTGTGGCGGGACGTCTGCGCAGAGCTCGGCATCAAACACTCACGCACCCGGCCCCGCCGCCCACAGACCAACGGCAAGGTCGAACGCTTCCACCGCACCATGGCCGACGGATGGGGATACGCCCGCTGCTACACCTCAGAGACCGAACGACGCCAAGCTCTGCCAGCATGGCTCCACGAGTACAACCACCACCGACCCCACACCGCCTGCGGGAACAAGCCACCCAACACCCGCTTGATCAACCTGTCAGGTCAGTACACCTAG
- a CDS encoding SigE family RNA polymerase sigma factor: protein MGIRRPLVTPPADAYLDAALPRLLGVALSLTGHRQDAEDLVQDSVAKVLASWSKVERASSPDAYVRKIMVNTFLSRRRLRSASELISHDTVTSDLHSVRQSFDTGFVEREHVWQTLSSLPPRERAVIVLRHYEDLPDAAIADILGCSPGAVRVTAHRAREKLRVLLGEGQAREGERDERSAGRSAYPVS from the coding sequence ATGGGGATCAGGCGCCCGCTGGTCACACCTCCGGCGGACGCCTACCTCGACGCTGCCCTGCCGCGACTGCTCGGTGTCGCCCTCTCCCTGACCGGCCACCGGCAGGATGCCGAGGACCTAGTCCAGGACAGCGTCGCGAAGGTGCTTGCCTCGTGGTCCAAGGTGGAGCGAGCCTCGTCACCGGACGCGTATGTCCGCAAGATCATGGTCAACACCTTCCTCAGCAGGCGCCGGTTGCGCAGCGCGAGCGAGCTGATCAGCCACGACACCGTCACATCTGACCTGCACTCGGTGAGGCAGTCGTTCGACACCGGCTTCGTCGAACGCGAGCACGTCTGGCAGACGCTTTCCTCCCTGCCCCCACGCGAGCGGGCGGTCATAGTCCTTCGCCACTACGAGGACCTTCCGGATGCGGCGATCGCCGACATCCTGGGCTGCTCGCCGGGAGCGGTCCGGGTGACGGCCCATCGAGCCCGAGAAAAGCTCAGGGTCCTGCTGGGGGAAGGTCAGGCCCGCGAGGGTGAGCGGGACGAACGCTCAGCTGGCCGGTCGGCATACCCGGTCTCCTAA
- a CDS encoding IS110 family transposase has translation MLDELGLTELVTSIDGLSPVGAAAILAETGDLTRFTSARAVVKHAGLAPRERRSGTFTGRARVTGAGRPLLRAAAWRAVWGCLQTNRVYAARYRHLTTRETNKLSPTQAQTAIAGAILRQLHYVVTHRQVWDPVVAAHGTRTVEVVAA, from the coding sequence GTGCTCGACGAACTGGGCCTGACCGAGCTGGTCACCAGCATCGACGGGCTGTCCCCGGTCGGAGCCGCCGCGATCCTGGCCGAGACCGGGGACCTGACCCGCTTCACCTCCGCCCGAGCCGTGGTCAAACACGCCGGCCTGGCACCACGAGAACGCAGGTCCGGCACCTTCACCGGCCGCGCCCGCGTCACCGGAGCCGGCCGACCACTGCTGCGCGCCGCCGCCTGGCGGGCCGTGTGGGGCTGCCTGCAAACCAACCGGGTGTACGCCGCCCGCTACCGGCACCTGACCACCCGAGAGACCAACAAGCTGAGCCCGACGCAGGCACAGACCGCTATCGCCGGCGCGATCCTGCGCCAGCTCCACTACGTCGTCACCCACCGGCAGGTGTGGGACCCCGTCGTCGCAGCCCACGGCACCCGAACAGTGGAGGTGGTTGCGGCATAA
- a CDS encoding molybdopterin oxidoreductase family protein, whose protein sequence is MTTSIGTHCPYCALQCAQTLTPDTTGVSVTGRDFPTNRGGLCQKGWTSASVLRTPDRLTTPLVRGASGELEPSTWEAALDLVALRLREIRAEHGADAVAVFGGGGLTNEKAYQLGKFARIALGTANIDYNGRFCMSSAAAAANRSLGIDRGLPFPLTDLGGAQAVLLLGSNLAETMPPAVAHLAGARAAGGLVVVDPRVSATATLAENGQGLHLQPVPGTDLVVLLGLLHVTFAEGLADTAYIASRTSGVDDVRRLAAAWWPERVEQVAGVPAARLRETARLLAAASPSRGGSGAYVLTGRGVEQSSQGTATVSAAINLALALGLPGRIGSGYGAITGQGNGQGGREHGQKSDQLPGYRMIDDPAARAHVAEVWGVDPASIPGKGKPAVELLDSLGRADGPRALLVHGANLRVSAPNATHVGDRLDALDLLVVCDVVPSETAQRADVVLPVLQWAEEEGTMTSLEGRILRRRRAIDAPDGARSELWLWRQLAARLDAPGTWDIDASMVFDELARASAGGRADYSGLSHKRLDAEPDLFWPCPATDDAPHPGTPRLFLDEFPTADGRARFIAVDDHGPAEDVRADAPIHLVTGRVLQHYQSGAQTRRVDALVSASPAAFVEIHPILADRHGIAHDDLVNLTSTRGVVTAPARITDSIRPDTVFMPFHWAGAESVNRVTNDATDPISGMPEFKVCAVTVARADIAATPEPAALRTATEVPA, encoded by the coding sequence ATGACCACTTCCATTGGAACGCACTGCCCCTATTGCGCCCTCCAGTGCGCCCAGACGCTCACGCCGGACACCACCGGCGTGAGCGTCACCGGGCGCGACTTCCCCACCAACCGGGGAGGCCTGTGCCAGAAGGGCTGGACGAGCGCCTCGGTGCTGCGCACGCCGGACCGGCTCACCACTCCCCTGGTGCGTGGCGCCTCTGGAGAGCTGGAGCCCTCGACGTGGGAGGCGGCCCTCGATCTGGTTGCGTTGCGACTCAGGGAGATTCGGGCTGAGCACGGGGCCGACGCAGTCGCAGTGTTCGGTGGTGGCGGGCTCACCAACGAGAAGGCCTACCAGCTCGGCAAGTTCGCCCGCATCGCGCTGGGCACGGCCAACATCGACTACAACGGACGCTTCTGCATGAGCAGCGCGGCAGCCGCTGCCAACCGCTCGCTCGGCATCGACCGCGGTCTGCCCTTCCCACTCACGGACCTTGGCGGTGCGCAGGCCGTCCTGCTCCTCGGCAGCAACCTGGCCGAGACGATGCCGCCCGCCGTCGCGCACCTGGCCGGCGCTCGGGCCGCCGGTGGTCTCGTCGTCGTCGACCCGCGGGTCAGCGCGACGGCGACACTTGCCGAGAACGGCCAAGGACTCCACCTCCAGCCGGTGCCCGGGACCGACCTCGTCGTCCTCCTTGGACTGCTCCACGTGACGTTCGCCGAGGGACTGGCCGACACCGCATACATCGCCTCTCGCACGTCGGGAGTCGACGACGTCCGCCGGCTCGCGGCAGCCTGGTGGCCCGAGCGTGTCGAGCAGGTCGCTGGTGTCCCCGCGGCGCGTCTGCGCGAGACCGCTCGCCTGCTCGCGGCGGCGAGCCCGTCGCGGGGCGGCTCCGGCGCCTATGTCCTCACCGGACGTGGCGTGGAGCAGTCCTCCCAGGGAACGGCGACGGTCAGCGCCGCGATCAACCTCGCGCTGGCGCTGGGCCTGCCGGGTCGGATCGGCTCGGGCTACGGCGCGATCACCGGCCAGGGCAACGGCCAGGGCGGTCGCGAGCACGGGCAGAAGTCCGACCAGCTGCCCGGCTACCGGATGATCGACGACCCGGCCGCACGCGCGCACGTCGCCGAGGTGTGGGGCGTCGACCCCGCGAGCATCCCCGGCAAGGGCAAGCCCGCCGTCGAGCTGCTCGACTCACTCGGACGCGCGGACGGACCGCGAGCACTCCTCGTCCACGGCGCGAACCTGCGCGTATCCGCGCCCAACGCCACCCACGTCGGTGACCGGCTCGACGCCCTCGACCTGCTCGTCGTCTGCGACGTCGTCCCCTCCGAGACGGCGCAGCGCGCCGACGTGGTCCTCCCCGTCCTCCAGTGGGCTGAGGAGGAGGGAACGATGACCTCTCTCGAGGGGCGAATCCTGCGTCGCCGCAGGGCCATCGATGCACCCGACGGTGCCCGCTCCGAGCTCTGGCTGTGGCGTCAGCTGGCCGCCCGACTCGACGCACCCGGCACCTGGGACATCGACGCATCGATGGTCTTCGACGAGCTGGCCCGAGCCAGTGCGGGCGGTCGTGCCGACTACAGCGGCCTCAGCCACAAGCGGCTCGACGCCGAGCCCGACCTCTTTTGGCCCTGCCCGGCCACGGACGATGCCCCTCACCCCGGCACGCCGCGGCTCTTCCTCGACGAATTCCCGACGGCGGACGGTCGCGCCCGCTTCATCGCCGTCGACGACCACGGTCCTGCCGAGGACGTCCGTGCAGACGCGCCCATCCACCTCGTGACCGGTCGAGTCCTGCAGCACTACCAGTCCGGCGCACAGACCCGACGGGTCGACGCCCTCGTGAGTGCGTCCCCGGCAGCCTTTGTCGAGATCCACCCGATCCTCGCCGACCGTCACGGCATTGCCCATGATGACCTCGTCAACCTGACGAGCACCCGTGGTGTCGTCACCGCCCCGGCCCGCATCACCGATTCCATTCGCCCCGACACGGTTTTCATGCCGTTTCACTGGGCCGGCGCCGAGAGCGTCAACCGCGTCACGAACGACGCCACCGATCCCATCTCGGGCATGCCCGAGTTCAAGGTCTGCGCGGTCACCGTGGCCCGCGCCGACATCGCCGCCACACCGGAGCCAGCTGCGCTCCGCACCGCCACGGAGGTCCCGGCATGA
- a CDS encoding MFS transporter: METTTPAAPAVATPETRPGRWIEHWDPEDASFWQSTGRSVARRNLAFSVFAEFLGFCVWALWSVVVPLLPAAGFDITLNQQFWLIAVPSLVGATIRIPYTFAVPAFGGRNWTIISSLLLLLPASALAFIMTRPETSFGVLLLCAALAGFGGGNFASSMTNISFFFPEAEKGKALGLNAAGGNLGTGIVQMVVPAVIAIGAGVHLERAGLIFIPLALLSAFAAWRWMDNLTGIKADYKSFALATKNPHTWVISFLYIGTFGSFIGYAGAFPTLLKTQFPTAPLGLAFIGALIGALTRPLGGMVADRFGGARVTIASFVILTGGALAAIEGLQSKSFPLFFGAFLVLFTGAGIGNGATYRMIPAVFRAGVSASALPAARKAAAGCIGIAGAVGAYGGFFIPRGFAMARDTYGSLVPALYVFVAAYVLMALTTYAVYQRRGSALASETI, from the coding sequence ATGGAGACCACCACACCCGCGGCCCCGGCCGTCGCCACACCTGAGACCCGTCCCGGTCGTTGGATCGAGCACTGGGACCCCGAGGACGCCAGCTTCTGGCAGTCCACCGGCCGCAGCGTCGCGCGCCGCAACCTGGCCTTCTCCGTCTTCGCCGAGTTCCTGGGCTTCTGCGTCTGGGCCCTCTGGTCCGTCGTCGTGCCCCTGCTCCCCGCAGCGGGCTTCGACATCACCCTCAACCAGCAGTTCTGGCTCATCGCCGTCCCCAGCCTCGTCGGCGCGACGATCCGCATCCCCTACACGTTCGCAGTGCCGGCCTTCGGCGGGCGCAACTGGACGATCATCTCCTCGCTGCTCCTGCTCCTGCCTGCATCCGCCCTCGCGTTCATCATGACCCGACCCGAGACGTCGTTCGGGGTCCTCCTCCTGTGTGCTGCCCTCGCCGGCTTCGGTGGCGGCAACTTCGCCTCGTCGATGACCAACATCTCGTTCTTCTTCCCCGAGGCCGAGAAGGGCAAGGCGCTGGGCCTCAATGCTGCTGGTGGCAACCTCGGCACCGGCATCGTCCAGATGGTCGTCCCTGCGGTCATCGCGATCGGCGCCGGCGTGCACCTCGAGCGGGCCGGGCTGATCTTCATTCCGCTGGCCCTGCTCTCCGCCTTCGCCGCCTGGCGCTGGATGGACAACCTCACCGGGATCAAGGCCGACTACAAGTCCTTCGCCCTCGCGACCAAGAACCCGCACACCTGGGTCATCTCGTTCCTCTACATCGGCACCTTCGGTTCCTTCATCGGGTATGCCGGTGCGTTCCCCACGCTGCTCAAGACGCAGTTCCCGACGGCTCCCCTCGGGCTGGCCTTCATCGGGGCACTCATCGGGGCCCTGACCCGGCCGCTCGGAGGCATGGTTGCGGACCGCTTCGGCGGTGCGCGGGTGACCATCGCGTCCTTCGTGATCCTCACGGGCGGCGCCCTGGCCGCGATTGAAGGGCTGCAGTCGAAGAGCTTCCCGCTCTTCTTCGGCGCGTTCCTCGTCCTCTTCACCGGCGCGGGCATCGGCAACGGCGCCACCTACCGGATGATCCCGGCCGTCTTCCGTGCCGGGGTGTCAGCCTCGGCCCTGCCCGCTGCACGCAAGGCAGCCGCCGGCTGCATCGGCATCGCCGGAGCCGTGGGCGCCTACGGCGGCTTCTTCATCCCCCGCGGGTTCGCGATGGCCCGCGACACCTACGGCTCGCTCGTCCCGGCGCTCTATGTCTTCGTCGCGGCCTACGTGCTCATGGCCCTGACCACGTATGCCGTGTATCAGCGTCGCGGTTCCGCGCTCGCCTCGGAGACGATCTGA
- a CDS encoding FAD-dependent oxidoreductase has protein sequence MRLVVIGNGMVGSRFVEDLLLRDTAGKYDVTVVGAEGCEPYNRVLLSEVVAGRYDLTSLTLPTPDHPRLTVLRGTAAADIDRNDRVVTTTDGSRHRYDQLVLATGAAARIPPLAGLDNGTGTLPLGVHALRSIDDAREIIAATLNSRRAVVLGAGVLGIEAASGLAQRGCAVTIVHPADALMERQLDGSASRILAGAMPGLGIHPRVGVGAEAAVVANGRLTGIRLTDGDVVESDLLVVATGTIANTTIAADAGLSCERGILVDDSASTGDPRIFAIGDCAQPPSGAMGLVAQGWDQARALADQLTGTTVRARGADTTSSDIVRVKAHGLDVVTMGVCGGSRADDPAQRTLSLSDPDAGRHVEVVVSGDRLVGATCIGAGQVAADLVAAYTRRTPVPSDPARLLLTALSPAPLAATAPDALPDDAAVCRCNSVTKADITEAHACGARSVDEVAKVTRATTGCGGCKEEVCGLLGWLNERAAAAALG, from the coding sequence ATGAGGCTCGTCGTCATCGGCAATGGCATGGTCGGATCACGGTTTGTCGAGGACCTGCTCCTGCGCGACACCGCCGGCAAGTACGACGTCACCGTCGTCGGCGCCGAGGGATGTGAGCCCTACAACCGCGTCCTCCTCAGTGAGGTCGTCGCTGGCCGCTACGACCTCACGTCATTGACGCTGCCGACGCCGGACCACCCTCGACTCACGGTGCTTCGTGGCACCGCGGCTGCCGACATCGACCGCAACGACCGCGTCGTCACCACGACCGACGGCAGCCGCCACCGCTACGACCAACTCGTGCTTGCCACGGGAGCCGCTGCACGAATCCCCCCGCTCGCCGGTCTCGACAACGGGACCGGCACCCTCCCCCTCGGGGTTCACGCCCTGCGCAGCATCGACGACGCCCGCGAGATCATCGCGGCGACCCTCAACTCGCGCCGAGCCGTCGTCCTGGGCGCAGGGGTCCTCGGGATCGAGGCCGCCAGTGGCCTCGCGCAGCGCGGCTGCGCGGTGACGATCGTCCACCCGGCCGACGCCCTCATGGAGCGCCAGCTCGACGGCTCCGCGAGCCGTATCCTCGCGGGCGCCATGCCCGGCCTCGGCATCCACCCACGCGTTGGTGTGGGAGCGGAAGCCGCCGTGGTCGCCAACGGGCGACTCACCGGCATACGCCTCACCGACGGCGACGTCGTCGAGTCCGACCTCTTGGTCGTCGCCACCGGAACGATCGCCAACACGACGATCGCTGCCGACGCCGGACTCTCCTGCGAGCGCGGCATCCTCGTCGACGACTCGGCGTCCACCGGGGACCCGCGCATCTTTGCCATCGGTGACTGCGCCCAGCCGCCGAGTGGCGCAATGGGCCTCGTCGCCCAAGGGTGGGACCAGGCCCGCGCCCTCGCCGACCAGCTCACCGGAACCACAGTCCGCGCACGTGGTGCGGACACCACGAGCAGCGACATCGTGCGAGTCAAGGCTCACGGTCTCGACGTCGTCACGATGGGTGTCTGCGGCGGCTCCCGCGCCGACGACCCTGCGCAACGGACCCTCAGCCTGTCCGACCCGGACGCTGGTCGGCACGTCGAGGTCGTGGTCTCGGGTGACCGACTCGTCGGCGCCACGTGCATCGGCGCCGGTCAGGTCGCGGCCGATCTCGTCGCGGCCTACACCCGCCGCACACCCGTCCCCAGCGACCCCGCCCGCCTGCTTCTGACCGCTCTTTCCCCCGCACCACTGGCGGCGACCGCGCCTGACGCGCTGCCCGACGACGCTGCCGTGTGCCGGTGCAACAGCGTCACCAAGGCCGATATCACCGAAGCTCACGCGTGCGGTGCGCGGTCGGTCGACGAGGTTGCCAAGGTGACCCGCGCGACGACCGGTTGCGGCGGCTGCAAGGAGGAGGTCTGCGGACTGCTCGGTTGGCTGAACGAGCGGGCCGCCGCCGCTGCCTTGGGGTGA